A window from Megalobrama amblycephala isolate DHTTF-2021 linkage group LG21, ASM1881202v1, whole genome shotgun sequence encodes these proteins:
- the palm1a gene encoding paralemmin 1a isoform X3 — protein MTQLLPQLIMMSKALRERWLLDGAPSAGPEEDETTKQLREDEAKTRGLEEAIHRLERELEELETGLSATSTKENLSDAVQEVNTKTVEKMVVTDSVKEVKVHVSPRLEKSGGVSDMMRAAMYSVEITVEKDLVTGETKVLSTNTLLPKDLSQQGVKVYEDEQKVVHEVRSVDGTVTNGVHQLSSLEVDELLHKADEVTMSESGKTTPRLEQGQAENVEKVEKDVVPAAAGSTPIMEITGVEPKPATPQTEVGGASAENPVTMVFMGYQSVEDEDETKKVLGQESTTVKAEVVVIEDGDAKTTTTTSDTMQEQAPPNGSPADPPKAEEAAGESGQPEGGAAEVKSKEKQPCKCCTIM, from the exons TCAAAGGCACTGAGGGAAAGATGGCTGCTGGACGGTGCGCCCTCTGCAGGACCGGAGGAAGACGAGACCACAAAACAGTTGCGGGAAGATGAGGCCAAAACCAGAGGTCTTGAGGAGGCAATTCATAG ACTGGAAAGAGAGCTGGAGGAGCTAGAGACAGGTTTGTCTGCAACATCCACCAAAGAGAACCTGTCAGACGCAGTACAGGAAGTCAACACCAAGACAGTAGAAAAAATG gttgtgaCAGACTCTGTAAAAG AGGTCAAAGTTCACGTCAGCCCTCGTCTGGAGAAATCCGGAGGTGTCTCTGACATGATGAGAGCAG CGATGTACTCCGTAGAGATCACAGTTGAGAAGGACCTGGTGACTGGCGAGACCAAAGTCCTGTCCACTAACACACTGCTCCCCAAAGACCTCTCGCAGCAGGGGGTCAAGGTCTATGAGGATGAACAGAAAG TGGTGCATGAAGTGCGCAGTGTGGACGGCACAGTAACCAATGGCGTTCACCAGCTCAGCTCTTTAGAGGTGGATGAGCTCCTCCACAAAGCTGATGAGGTGACCATGAGTGAGAGCGGCAAGACTACACCGCGACTGGAGCAAGGGCAGGCCGAGAATGTGGAGAAGGTTGAGAAAGACGTAGTCCCAGCTGCAGCCGGCTCCACCCCCATAATGGAGATCACGGGTGTAGAACCGAAACCCGCAACACCTCAGACAGAAGTGGGCGGGGCCAGTGCGGAGAACCCAGTTACGATGGTTTTCATGGGTTACCAGAGCGTGGAGGACGAGGATGAAACAAAGAAGGTTTTGGGGCAGGAAAGCACGACTGTGAAGGCTGAGGTGGTCGTCATAGAGGACGGAGATGCCAaaaccaccaccaccaccagtgACACCATGCAGGAGCAGGCACCCCCTAATGGCAGCCCAGCAGATCCACCTAAGGCTGAAGAAGCGGCAGGAGAGTCAGGACAGCCAGAAGGAGGCGCTGCTGAGGTCAAGAGCAAGGAGAAACAACCCTGCAAATGCTGCACCATCATGTGA